The Helianthus annuus cultivar XRQ/B chromosome 16, HanXRQr2.0-SUNRISE, whole genome shotgun sequence genome includes a window with the following:
- the LOC110888021 gene encoding uncharacterized protein LOC110888021 gives MNVLSLNIRGYNGGEKSSWVRDLKKRHYIGAVALQETKKGILTDLGVANYWGPGNFKMEYVSSSGQSGGLLWIWDPAVLEVESTVKERNFLLLKGKLIGSGEQIFLFNVYAPQKTTAKRRLWSDIAANMEGFGGLFLLVGDFNIVRSLDERKGSNFKATCARNFNDFIFNSGLVEYPLQGKKFTCSRENGKKLSKLDRFLVCDNFFNKWLDACVRVLPGYLSDHSPIVLSVVDLKYRPKPFRENELISSALIELERLEQEMENRELEEEEQWILAENRKGIKEIEARRNSDVKQRSRVKWSIDGDENSRFFHSVINKRKALNKIQGLNIDSAWISKPAKVKKHIFAFFRDKFGEDLPDRPDLICENFKQLSDEDKEFLVSPFTSTEIKDVRGVFNSGSGSSFITLVPKIKDPVSINNYRPINLVGVVSKVISKALANRMKEILSKVISVSQSAFIKGKCILDGPLIVGEILSWLKKKKVKLSFSR, from the exons ATGAATGTTCTTTCTCTTAATATTAGGGGTTATAATGGTGGGGAGAAAAGTAGCTGGGTTAGGGATTTGAAAAAAAGGCATTATATTGGTGCTGTTGCCCTTCAAGAAACCAAAAAAGGGATTTTAACGGATCTGGGAGTTGCGAATTATTGGGGTCCAGGAAATTTTAAAATGGAATATGTTAGTTCGTCTGGACAGTCTGGTGGATTACTTTGGATCTGGGATCCTGCTGTCTTGGAAGTGGAAAGTACTGTTAAGGAGAGGAACTTCCTTCTGTTGAAGGGCAAATTGATTGGAAGTGGCGAGCAAATATTTCTTTTCAATGTGTATGCCCCTCAAAAAACCACGGCCAAGAGGCGTCTTTGGAGTGATATTGCAGCTAATATGGAAGGTTTTGGTGGCTTGTTTTTGCTTGTAGGGGACTTCAACATTGTTCGTTCCCTAGACGAGAGAAAAGGATCCAACTTTAAAGCTACTTGTGCCAGGAACTTCAATGATTTTATTTTCAATTCAGGTTTGGTTGAGTATCCATTGCAGGGCAAGAAATTCACGTGCAGTAGGGAAAATGGCAAGAAACTCAGCAAGCTCGACCGTTTTCTAGTATGTGATAACTTCTTCAATAAATGGCTTGACGCTTGTGTTAGGGTTCTTCCTGGGTATCTTTCTGATCATAGCCCTATTGTCCTTTCGGTTGTGGATCTAAAGTATAGGCCTAAGCCGTTTAGA GAAAATGAATTGATTTCGTCGGCCCTGATTGAGTTGGAAAGACTTGAACAAGAGATGGAAAATAGGGAATTAGAAGAGGAGGAGCAGTGGATATTAGCAGAAAATAGGAAGGGTATCAAAGAAATTGAAGCAAGAAGGAATAGTGATGTCAAACAAAGATCCAGAGTTAAGTGGTCTATTGATGGGGATGAGAATAGTCGATTCTTTCATTCTGTTATTAACAAAAGGAAAGCTTTAAATAAGATCCAAGGCTTGAACATAGATAGTGCGTGGATTTCGAAGCCGGCAAAAgttaaaaaacacatttttgcCTTTTTCAGAGACAAGTTTGGTGAAGATCTCCCTGATCGGCCAGATCTTATATGTGAGAATTTTAAGCAGCTTTCAGATGAAGACAAAGAGTTTTTGGTTTCCCCTTTTACAAGTACTGAAATCAAGGATGTT AGAGGTGTTTTCAATAGTGGCAGTGGATCCTCCTTCATTACTTTGGTTCCTAAAATCAAAGACCCGGTCTCGATTAATAACTACCGTCCTATCAACCTTGTGGGTGTTGTTAGCAAGGTTATCTCTAAAGCGTTAGCTAATAGGATGAAGGAAATTCTCAGCAAGGTAATCTCGGTTTCTCAATCGGCGTTCATTAAGGGTAAATGCATTCTAGATGGGCCTCTCATCGTTGGTGAGATTCTATCTTGGttgaagaagaaaaaggtaaagCTTTCCTTTTCAAGATAG